The genomic segment GACCTCCGGCACTATCTTGCTGGAGGGGCGTGACATAACCCGCGAGAAACCCGCCTTGTTGGCGAGGCAGGGTATGGTGCGCAGCTTCCAGATTTCCGCCACCTTCCCGCACCTCACAGTGCTCGAAAACGTTCGAGTTGCGCTTCAGCGAAAATCCGCCCCCACTTATGCCTTCTGGCTGTCAGGGCGGGTGCTGCGTCGGCTAGATGAGCGCGCGATGGAATTGCTCGAGCTTGTCGACATGCAGGATTTCGCGGGAGTGAAGGCGGCCGACCTACCCTATGGCCGCAAACGCTCGGTCGAAATTGCAACGACTATGGCAATGGAGCCGCGCCTGATGTTGCTGGATGAACCCACTCAGGGCATGGGGCACGAGGATGTCGAGCGCGTGACACAGCTGATCAAGCGCGTGTCGGCTCATCGCACCATCCTGATGGTCGAACATAACATGAAGGTGGTCGCGGGCATTTGCGACCGCATTTCGGTACTCCAGCGAGGCTCAATCCTTGCCGAAGGCAGCTATGCCGAGATTTCCTCGGACCCCCGCGTGCTCGAGGCGTACATGGGAACCGCGGCC from the Rhizobium sp. ARZ01 genome contains:
- a CDS encoding ABC transporter ATP-binding protein is translated as MTYVLETVELCKEFRGFRAVSNVSIKVRKGDIHALIGPNGAGKTTVFNLLTKFLEPTSGTILLEGRDITREKPALLARQGMVRSFQISATFPHLTVLENVRVALQRKSAPTYAFWLSGRVLRRLDERAMELLELVDMQDFAGVKAADLPYGRKRSVEIATTMAMEPRLMLLDEPTQGMGHEDVERVTQLIKRVSAHRTILMVEHNMKVVAGICDRISVLQRGSILAEGSYAEISSDPRVLEAYMGTAAEPENAGGVV